The following are encoded in a window of uncultured Sphaerochaeta sp. genomic DNA:
- a CDS encoding amidohydrolase family protein produces MVHYESDYAITHALAYTDGALLPDATIVVEQGIITYVGKHDQKRVQHLEQIDAKGNLVGPGLVDMHIHGCGGFDSTRGNVQENLEGMALFLAGKGITSFQLAVVMDLDLLGQIKKAMEESAFLSSYLLGVYVEGPFIAPEKRGGILPSGIRAFDREYLERILSINYGKRPLVTSMTIAPELQGSEELTSILEQNNIVVAYGHSDCPLDALKPRDKNHLTHIFNAMSGIDHKRPGLAAMPFVREYSHATYELVCDEVHVHPSVIDLTNNSLGTERLCLISDAMSLAGMGEGEGIYLGKHIYSNGKACYYRDNDILIGSAMLISESAKNLVRKNLLDKQSFFQVVSENPLRVLSQTDRGKIKPGYKADLVMLSSDMDIQEVFKAE; encoded by the coding sequence ATGGTTCATTATGAAAGTGATTATGCAATAACCCATGCCTTGGCCTATACCGATGGAGCCCTGCTGCCTGATGCCACCATAGTGGTGGAGCAGGGGATCATTACATATGTTGGCAAGCATGATCAAAAGAGGGTTCAGCATCTCGAGCAGATTGATGCCAAGGGCAATCTTGTAGGTCCAGGTCTGGTCGATATGCACATCCATGGCTGTGGTGGCTTTGATTCAACCAGAGGCAATGTACAGGAAAACCTTGAAGGCATGGCCCTGTTTCTTGCAGGAAAGGGTATTACGAGTTTCCAACTTGCAGTTGTTATGGATTTGGATCTCTTGGGCCAGATCAAGAAAGCAATGGAGGAGAGTGCTTTCCTCTCATCCTATCTGCTTGGGGTCTATGTGGAAGGCCCTTTCATCGCACCTGAGAAAAGGGGTGGCATTCTCCCTTCAGGTATTAGGGCATTTGACAGGGAGTATCTGGAGAGGATTCTTTCTATCAATTATGGAAAGAGGCCTCTTGTTACCTCCATGACCATCGCTCCTGAACTGCAAGGCAGTGAGGAGCTCACGAGTATCTTGGAACAGAACAACATTGTTGTGGCTTATGGTCATAGTGATTGTCCCCTGGATGCCTTGAAACCTAGGGATAAGAATCATCTTACGCATATCTTCAATGCGATGAGCGGTATAGATCATAAACGTCCAGGCTTGGCAGCCATGCCGTTTGTCCGTGAATACAGTCATGCAACGTATGAACTTGTTTGTGACGAAGTGCATGTGCATCCGTCAGTAATTGACTTGACAAACAATTCACTTGGCACAGAAAGGCTTTGTCTGATTTCTGATGCTATGAGTTTGGCGGGTATGGGTGAAGGTGAAGGCATCTATTTAGGCAAGCATATCTATTCGAATGGAAAAGCCTGCTATTACCGAGATAATGACATACTGATAGGATCTGCTATGCTGATCAGCGAATCAGCAAAAAACCTTGTTCGTAAAAACTTACTGGACAAGCAATCCTTCTTTCAGGTAGTTTCCGAGAACCCCTTACGGGTGCTTTCTCAAACAGATCGAGGAAAAATCAAACCCGGATACAAGGCTGACTTGGTAATGCTCTCTTCTGATATGGATATTCAAGAGGTTTTCAAGGCAGAGTGA
- a CDS encoding YwbE family protein, with amino-acid sequence MDGKMRADIHAGLEVLIVLKQDQATGATTKGVVKDILTNSRMHPHGIKVRLESGEVGRVKEILSRT; translated from the coding sequence ATGGATGGTAAGATGAGAGCTGATATACATGCTGGACTGGAAGTGCTTATTGTCCTCAAGCAGGACCAAGCCACTGGTGCTACCACCAAAGGGGTGGTCAAGGACATCCTAACCAACTCTCGCATGCATCCGCACGGTATCAAGGTTCGTCTTGAGAGTGGTGAAGTAGGGCGAGTGAAGGAGATTCTATCACGGACATGA
- a CDS encoding transposase — translation MHHTTPTPLVLQSLLFSHEDFSPCLFREPSERELEFLQYYQGVQSLLTPDELHRLHRSHRRGRLGYDLLPILGIMLLKLHHQVRTVKGTLSLLRENGNLKDMLGINRVPSEASVSRLSREVERIVDPSLLHERVIQAYTSSMDRLAIGHLSIDSTTIGAREKPIKTRAPEAKANEKRGRKAKGSLEEQQYRERQARLEQERIAYLQESFGESMERLEMRCSITAKQNSKGKKQWFIGYKAHLATDDYGVPVSFAVTGASVHDSKVAVPLMKKARKTTDFLYVLLDKGYISPVINDYVDMIGRKAIIDRRAYKGVVADPLDPASQRRYAARTTVERTNGELKDGFLPDIIYKRGAHARYEIALAILLTTMKKVRNVLILYEQHKAQRVS, via the coding sequence ATGCACCATACTACACCAACCCCACTAGTTCTGCAATCCCTGTTGTTCTCCCATGAAGACTTTTCACCCTGCCTGTTCCGGGAACCCTCAGAGAGGGAGCTTGAGTTCCTGCAATACTATCAGGGGGTGCAGTCCCTGCTCACCCCCGATGAATTGCACAGGTTGCACAGAAGCCACCGCAGGGGAAGGCTCGGCTACGACCTGCTGCCGATACTGGGCATCATGCTGCTCAAGCTTCACCACCAGGTAAGGACGGTGAAGGGAACACTGTCGCTCCTGCGTGAGAACGGGAACCTGAAGGACATGCTTGGAATCAACAGGGTACCCAGTGAGGCGAGTGTGAGCAGGCTTTCCAGGGAAGTGGAGAGGATCGTCGACCCCTCACTCCTCCATGAACGGGTGATACAGGCGTATACATCATCAATGGACAGGCTGGCAATCGGACACCTGAGCATAGACAGCACCACCATCGGGGCACGGGAGAAGCCCATCAAGACCAGGGCACCGGAAGCCAAGGCCAACGAGAAGAGAGGACGCAAGGCGAAGGGATCGCTGGAGGAACAACAGTATCGTGAGCGTCAGGCCAGGCTGGAGCAAGAACGGATTGCCTATCTGCAGGAATCCTTCGGGGAGTCGATGGAAAGACTGGAAATGCGCTGTTCCATTACCGCGAAACAGAATTCCAAGGGGAAGAAACAATGGTTCATCGGCTACAAGGCCCATCTTGCCACTGATGATTACGGGGTGCCCGTGAGCTTCGCGGTGACCGGGGCCTCGGTCCATGACAGCAAGGTCGCAGTCCCCCTCATGAAAAAGGCAAGGAAGACCACCGATTTCTTGTATGTACTGCTCGACAAGGGGTACATCAGCCCTGTGATCAACGACTATGTCGACATGATAGGAAGGAAGGCGATCATCGACCGCAGGGCCTACAAGGGGGTGGTCGCCGACCCCCTGGACCCCGCTTCCCAGAGGCGGTATGCCGCCAGGACCACCGTGGAGAGGACCAACGGCGAGCTCAAGGACGGGTTCCTTCCCGACATCATCTACAAGCGGGGAGCCCACGCCCGGTATGAGATCGCTCTGGCCATTCTCCTCACCACCATGAAGAAGGTGCGGAATGTGCTGATCCTGTATGAGCAACACAAGGCACAGAGGGTATCCTAG
- a CDS encoding ISL3 family transposase, whose product MHCIMLPSELVGFTNRTTEIVKTVSNREMYLLKGELASSADDCLCPLCGSSMHIHDRCEATLRHLCFGDKLSCLRFTKLRYYCPRCGHSHMQDVPFQAKGHRISCELLNYTRDLLAYGFTNKQVAYLTGLGKNTVKAIDLKRLKEKYTVDGERLIQPERQARYLGIDEFKLHDGHKYAVIIIDMETGHILWLAHGKKKASVYSFIEHVGKDWMDGVEAVACDMNSDFQEAFEDRCPHIQTVFDYFHIVKNFNDKVVGQIRKDEQRRLIAEGDEKAAKSLKGSRYILTSSKQTLARKDQEAEDGKILSKGSSLFSKEQVVRKDGHLARYEDLIRQNKLLFTLDLIKEKLCEAYKMTDEPSMAGAITEIMDMCMATGNKHLLWFSRLLDNHFEGIIAHATYDISAGKIEGINHKIKTLRRQGYGYPDDDYFFLKLFDASRKGYVRNPVAEKIPQDL is encoded by the coding sequence ATGCACTGTATCATGTTGCCCTCAGAATTGGTAGGCTTCACCAATCGTACCACGGAGATCGTAAAGACTGTATCAAACAGAGAGATGTACCTGCTCAAAGGAGAGCTTGCGAGCAGTGCCGATGATTGCCTGTGTCCATTGTGCGGAAGCTCGATGCACATCCATGACCGCTGTGAGGCCACCCTGAGGCATCTGTGTTTCGGAGACAAGTTGAGCTGTCTCAGGTTCACCAAGCTGCGCTATTATTGTCCCCGATGCGGCCACAGCCACATGCAGGATGTCCCTTTCCAGGCAAAGGGGCACCGCATCAGCTGTGAATTGTTGAACTACACCAGGGACCTGCTCGCCTATGGCTTTACCAACAAACAAGTTGCCTACTTAACCGGCCTCGGCAAGAACACCGTCAAGGCCATCGACCTTAAGCGGCTGAAAGAGAAGTACACCGTAGACGGAGAGCGTCTCATCCAGCCCGAGCGGCAGGCGAGGTACCTGGGCATCGATGAGTTCAAGCTCCATGACGGGCACAAGTATGCAGTGATCATCATAGACATGGAGACCGGCCACATCCTCTGGCTCGCCCATGGGAAGAAGAAGGCCTCGGTATACTCGTTCATCGAGCACGTGGGAAAGGATTGGATGGATGGGGTTGAGGCGGTCGCCTGCGACATGAACAGCGACTTCCAGGAGGCATTTGAAGACCGTTGTCCCCACATCCAGACGGTTTTCGATTACTTTCATATCGTCAAGAACTTCAACGACAAGGTGGTGGGCCAAATCCGTAAGGACGAGCAGAGACGGCTCATTGCAGAGGGGGATGAGAAGGCTGCAAAATCCCTCAAGGGAAGCAGATATATCCTTACCTCTTCCAAGCAGACCCTTGCAAGGAAGGACCAGGAGGCAGAGGATGGGAAGATTCTTAGCAAGGGAAGCTCGCTGTTCAGCAAGGAGCAGGTAGTCCGCAAGGACGGACATCTAGCCAGATATGAGGATCTCATCAGGCAGAACAAGCTCCTGTTCACGCTGGACTTGATCAAGGAGAAACTCTGTGAGGCCTACAAGATGACCGATGAGCCATCCATGGCCGGCGCTATCACAGAAATCATGGACATGTGCATGGCTACAGGCAACAAGCACCTGCTCTGGTTCAGCAGACTGCTGGACAACCACTTCGAGGGTATCATCGCCCATGCGACCTATGACATCTCAGCAGGGAAGATCGAGGGGATCAATCACAAAATCAAGACCTTGAGAAGGCAAGGGTACGGCTACCCTGATGACGATTATTTCTTCCTCAAGCTCTTTGATGCAAGCAGGAAAGGCTATGTCAGGAACCCTGTGGCTGAGAAAATCCCACAGGATTTATGA
- a CDS encoding YwbE family protein — translation MNGKIRADIHAGLEVLIVLKQDQAIGATTKGVVKDILTNSRMHPHGIKVRLESGEVGRVKEILSRT, via the coding sequence ATGAATGGCAAGATAAGAGCTGATATACACGCTGGACTGGAAGTGCTTATTGTCCTCAAGCAGGACCAAGCAATTGGTGCTACCACTAAAGGTGTGGTCAAGGACATCCTGACCAACTCTCGCATGCATCCGCACGGTATCAAGGTCCGTCTTGAGAGTGGTGAAGTAGGGCGTGTGAAGGAGATTCTATCACGGACATGA
- a CDS encoding VF530 family protein has translation MTNSTTQVNNPLHGITLENLLIRLVDYYGWKGLYDMVQLQCFYNDPSIKSSLKFLRKNLWARTKLEDIYLDLEFYLNEDSRY, from the coding sequence ATGACCAATTCAACTACACAAGTGAATAACCCCCTGCATGGCATAACTCTGGAGAATCTGCTTATCCGTCTGGTCGATTACTACGGCTGGAAAGGGCTGTACGACATGGTGCAACTACAATGCTTCTATAACGACCCCAGCATAAAATCCAGCTTGAAGTTCCTACGCAAGAACCTTTGGGCACGTACAAAGCTTGAGGATATCTACCTGGACCTTGAATTTTACCTGAACGAGGATTCGAGGTATTAA
- a CDS encoding SNF2-related protein has product MLEINTRVYSRTQPSEIGIIQKTLENGLYLVFISGEDRIIHEKDLRVVERYSVIEEYEKIDSGSFGDNDDLNELIVREKMSGKLTNIYYSMHAGNTDFYPHQFKPVLQFIESISNQLVIADEVGLGKTIEALYIWKEMQVRDHARNLVIFCPSMLREKWKHDMEFRFGLDAEIVSSDVLTERIIEQKSKARRNGFSLICSLESLRRHYNKDHSNLVDLLEKNEDEATLFDLVIFDEAHYLRNPATSSFKMAQKIRGCTQAMILLSATPIQTSSKNLYTLLQLVAPEHFDDERTFQRFLVRNSSVLRLVAELQNPIWNPVAVLENIKATAESQIIHPSLINEARLACTRATAPPIEQRISLAHRIQQQSYLSSYLTRSRKMEVFENRVKRDSKTVTFALTPIEEELYSKASKHLHEIYGKNGIFAVIVKQRLIASCLPIGIGNLYKHLNPEDIKFFLQEHGDEFNNRDLVESIKPGTYPDINILKRIDSKYQSLITELRSCLKPIPKENKVIIFTGFRMTADYLSQRIQEEEHYHVSYIHGGMGNEKYHIIDQFKNAVEPRILLSTEVGSEGIDLQFCDTIINYDLPWNPMRIEQRIGRIDRIGQTSSRIKIRNIICKNTIEDRILDRLYTRVNLFENTIGSLDDILGIEVEKLIVDLSNKKLSDEEIDEQLAQNESVKAITSHLKQELEEKASKLASVGQYILESIKQSDAQKHYITQNDIFSYVHRFLSRSGNSEYRIEPHETEPYYYKITLPQETKNDMRKFCLNHPELKGTRLFSDYEKPFYVYFQSKDTRINFSNQYSEIIDVEHPLIKYIGVKMQMPSNPRKVCSVIHIDKNITSTVSLLRPGLYTYYIERWMIDGSLKIAELKYYLQCHDITTDISTEEAEQAINLAAQNGYSGFEFFSYYNKESANNCFKDILTRCRSDYKSFSEEYKEKTALYKEQRESFINLSFDTKINKNKELYRQLLSEDKPNIARLYQGKIEKLTRQKSVSLDEIRSKEISISASPIAVGLICIR; this is encoded by the coding sequence ATGCTTGAGATTAATACACGTGTTTATAGCAGGACACAACCCTCTGAAATTGGGATTATCCAAAAAACTCTAGAAAACGGACTCTATTTAGTATTCATTAGTGGAGAAGACCGAATTATTCATGAGAAAGATCTTAGAGTCGTCGAGAGGTATTCAGTAATAGAAGAATATGAAAAGATTGACAGCGGTTCTTTTGGTGATAATGATGATTTGAATGAACTCATCGTTCGCGAAAAAATGTCTGGGAAACTTACCAATATCTATTATTCGATGCATGCAGGAAACACAGATTTCTATCCCCACCAATTCAAACCTGTTCTCCAATTTATCGAATCAATTTCCAATCAGTTGGTAATTGCAGATGAAGTAGGTTTAGGAAAAACCATTGAAGCCCTCTACATTTGGAAGGAGATGCAAGTCAGGGATCATGCAAGAAATCTGGTGATATTTTGCCCTTCTATGCTTAGAGAAAAATGGAAACATGATATGGAATTCCGATTTGGACTTGACGCAGAAATCGTTTCCTCAGATGTTTTAACAGAAAGGATAATCGAACAGAAATCAAAAGCTCGAAGAAATGGTTTTTCTCTGATTTGTAGCCTAGAAAGTCTTCGAAGACATTATAATAAGGACCATAGTAATCTTGTCGACCTGCTCGAAAAGAATGAGGATGAAGCCACTCTCTTTGACCTTGTAATTTTTGATGAAGCACATTATTTACGTAACCCTGCAACATCATCCTTCAAAATGGCCCAAAAAATAAGAGGCTGCACTCAAGCAATGATATTGCTTTCTGCTACTCCTATTCAGACATCTTCAAAAAACTTGTATACACTCTTACAATTAGTGGCTCCTGAACATTTTGACGATGAAAGAACTTTTCAACGTTTTCTTGTAAGGAATTCTTCTGTTCTAAGACTTGTAGCAGAGTTACAAAACCCAATATGGAATCCTGTTGCTGTTCTTGAAAACATCAAGGCAACAGCAGAATCGCAAATTATTCATCCTAGCCTCATTAATGAAGCTCGGTTAGCATGTACAAGAGCTACAGCTCCACCAATTGAACAAAGGATTTCGTTAGCTCATCGCATTCAACAACAATCGTATTTATCCAGTTACTTGACAAGAAGCCGAAAAATGGAGGTCTTTGAAAATCGTGTTAAAAGAGACTCAAAGACAGTCACATTTGCTCTAACACCTATTGAAGAAGAACTTTACAGCAAAGCATCAAAACATTTACATGAAATATATGGTAAAAATGGGATATTCGCAGTTATTGTGAAGCAACGGTTAATTGCCAGTTGTCTGCCAATTGGAATCGGCAATCTCTACAAACACCTTAATCCAGAAGATATTAAATTTTTTCTTCAAGAGCATGGTGATGAGTTCAATAATAGAGACTTAGTAGAAAGTATAAAACCCGGCACTTATCCGGATATCAATATACTAAAAAGAATTGACTCCAAATACCAAAGCCTTATCACTGAATTAAGATCATGTTTGAAACCTATTCCAAAAGAAAATAAGGTAATTATTTTTACTGGATTTCGCATGACTGCAGACTACCTCTCTCAAAGAATTCAGGAGGAAGAACACTATCACGTATCTTATATCCATGGAGGGATGGGCAATGAGAAGTATCATATTATTGATCAATTCAAGAATGCAGTAGAACCCAGAATTCTGCTTTCAACAGAAGTAGGATCTGAAGGTATTGACTTGCAGTTTTGTGATACCATCATTAACTACGATCTTCCATGGAACCCAATGAGGATAGAGCAAAGAATAGGCAGAATTGATCGAATAGGGCAAACATCCAGTCGGATAAAAATTCGTAACATAATTTGTAAAAATACAATCGAAGACAGAATCCTCGACCGACTGTATACACGAGTCAACCTTTTTGAAAATACAATCGGGAGCCTCGATGACATTCTTGGAATAGAAGTAGAAAAACTAATTGTTGACCTAAGCAACAAAAAATTATCTGATGAAGAAATAGATGAACAACTTGCACAAAATGAATCTGTTAAGGCAATAACCTCACACCTTAAACAAGAACTTGAAGAAAAAGCTTCAAAACTTGCAAGCGTCGGCCAATACATCCTAGAATCTATAAAACAATCAGATGCACAAAAACACTATATTACACAAAACGACATTTTCTCCTATGTTCACAGATTTCTCTCACGTTCAGGAAATAGCGAATATCGGATTGAACCACATGAAACAGAACCATATTACTACAAGATTACACTTCCGCAAGAAACTAAAAATGATATGAGAAAATTCTGTTTGAATCATCCCGAATTGAAAGGAACCAGACTATTCTCTGATTACGAAAAGCCCTTCTATGTTTACTTTCAGAGTAAAGATACGAGGATCAACTTTAGCAACCAATATTCAGAAATAATTGATGTTGAGCACCCCTTAATCAAATACATTGGTGTAAAAATGCAAATGCCGAGCAACCCAAGAAAAGTCTGCTCAGTAATACACATTGATAAAAATATTACCTCGACTGTTTCATTATTACGCCCAGGTCTCTACACGTATTATATCGAAAGATGGATGATTGACGGATCACTTAAAATTGCAGAGTTGAAATACTATTTACAATGTCATGATATTACAACTGACATATCAACAGAAGAGGCAGAACAAGCTATTAATCTTGCAGCTCAAAATGGCTATAGTGGCTTTGAATTTTTTAGCTATTATAATAAAGAATCTGCTAACAATTGTTTCAAAGATATTTTAACTCGTTGTCGATCAGATTACAAATCATTCAGCGAGGAATACAAAGAGAAGACAGCGCTCTACAAAGAACAAAGAGAATCGTTCATCAATCTCTCGTTCGATACCAAAATCAATAAAAACAAAGAATTATACAGACAGTTGCTTTCAGAAGACAAACCTAATATTGCTAGGTTGTATCAAGGTAAAATTGAAAAACTAACTAGGCAAAAGAGCGTCAGTTTGGATGAAATTAGAAGTAAAGAAATATCTATCTCAGCGAGTCCAATCGCTGTTGGCTTAATATGCATTAGGTAA
- a CDS encoding amidohydrolase family protein, which yields MVHYESDYAITNALAYADGALLPDATIVVEQGIITYVGKHDQKRVQHLEQIDAKGNLVGPGLVDMHIHGCGGFDSTRANIQENLEGMALFLAGKGITSFQLAVVMDLDLLGQIKKAMEESAFLSSYLLGVYVEGPFIAPEKRGGILPSGIKAFDREYLERILSIKYGKRPLVTSMTIAPELQGSEELTSILEQNNIVVAYGHSDCPLDALKPREKNHLTHLFNAMSGIDHKRPGLAAIPFVREYSHATYELVCDEVHVHPSVIDLTINSLGTERLCLISDAMSLAGMGAGGGIYLGKQIYSNGKACYYRDNDILIGSAMLISESAKNLVHKNLLDKQSFFQVVSENSLRVLSQTDRGKIKPGYKADLVMLSSDMEILEVFKAADEKVSP from the coding sequence ATGGTTCATTATGAAAGTGATTATGCAATAACCAATGCCTTGGCATATGCGGATGGAGCCCTGCTGCCTGATGCCACCATAGTGGTGGAGCAGGGGATCATTACATATGTTGGCAAGCATGATCAAAAGAGGGTGCAGCATCTCGAGCAGATTGATGCCAAGGGCAATCTAGTGGGCCCAGGTCTGGTCGATATGCACATCCATGGCTGTGGTGGCTTTGATTCAACCAGGGCTAATATACAGGAAAACCTTGAAGGCATGGCTTTGTTTCTTGCAGGGAAGGGAATCACGAGTTTCCAACTTGCAGTTGTCATGGATTTGGATCTTTTGGGCCAAATCAAAAAAGCAATGGAGGAGAGTGCTTTCCTTTCATCCTATCTGCTTGGGGTCTATGTCGAAGGCCCCTTTATCGCACCTGAGAAAAGGGGTGGCATTCTCCCTTCAGGTATCAAGGCCTTTGATAGGGAGTATCTGGAGAGGATTCTTTCTATCAAGTATGGAAAGAGGCCTCTTGTTACCTCCATGACCATTGCTCCTGAACTGCAAGGCAGTGAGGAGCTCACGAGTATCTTGGAACAGAACAACATTGTTGTGGCTTATGGTCATAGTGATTGTCCCCTGGATGCCTTGAAACCTAGGGAAAAGAATCATCTTACGCATCTTTTCAATGCGATGAGCGGCATAGATCATAAACGTCCAGGCTTGGCAGCCATACCGTTTGTCCGTGAATACAGTCATGCAACGTATGAACTTGTTTGCGACGAAGTGCATGTGCATCCATCAGTGATTGACTTGACGATTAATTCACTTGGCACAGAAAGGCTTTGTCTGATTTCTGATGCTATGAGTTTGGCGGGCATGGGTGCCGGTGGAGGTATCTATTTGGGCAAGCAAATCTATTCGAATGGAAAAGCCTGTTATTACCGTGATAATGACATACTGATAGGTTCAGCTATGCTGATCAGCGAATCAGCAAAAAACCTTGTTCACAAAAACTTACTGGACAAGCAATCCTTCTTTCAGGTAGTTTCCGAGAATTCATTACGGGTGCTTTCTCAAACAGATCGAGGCAAGATAAAACCCGGATACAAGGCTGACTTGGTAATGCTCTCTTCTGACATGGAGATTCTAGAGGTATTCAAGGCAGCCGATGAGAAAGTGTCTCCATAG
- a CDS encoding VF530 family protein has translation MTNSTTQVNNPLHGITLENLLIRLVDYYGWKGLYDMVQLQCFYNDPSIKSSLKFLRKNLWARTKLEDIYLDLEFYLNEDSRY, from the coding sequence ATGACCAATTCAACTACACAAGTGAATAACCCCCTGCATGGAATAACACTGGAGAATCTGCTTATCCGTTTGGTCGATTATTACGGCTGGAAAGGACTGTACGACATGGTGCAACTACAATGCTTCTATAACGACCCCAGCATTAAATCCAGCTTGAAGTTCCTACGCAAGAACCTTTGGGCACGTACAAAGCTTGAGGATATCTACCTGGACCTTGAATTTTACCTGAACGAGGATTCGAGGTATTAG
- a CDS encoding SPFH domain-containing protein translates to MEEFYIILAVTFFVVLIVLKGIKQVPQGQAMIIERLGKYVRTLESGINFIIPFLDRKRVVKHLNYKPEGLSVYCVDLREQVYDIPSQAVITRDNISLTVDTLIFYQIVEPHRALYEISDLIMAIRELSKTTMRNVFGEMDLDASLSSRDSVNQKLRTILDEATDKWGVKILRVEIQDIVPPADLKEDMERQMRAERTRRQEVTIAEGKKQAAILEAEGIKQSLILNAQGESESRVMKAEAIKTERILLAQGEAESIQLVQQAKAIGLDAVRKVYADKEGAENLLMMEVLRSQNEIAKDLANGTSQKIFLPTEAAGLFGSIKGIQELLASRDSFVETHQASQVSSS, encoded by the coding sequence ATGGAAGAGTTTTATATTATTCTTGCAGTGACGTTTTTTGTTGTTCTCATCGTACTGAAGGGTATCAAGCAAGTGCCTCAGGGGCAGGCGATGATCATCGAACGACTGGGCAAATATGTACGAACTCTGGAATCAGGCATAAACTTCATCATTCCCTTTCTCGATCGGAAACGTGTGGTAAAACACTTAAACTATAAACCCGAGGGACTCTCTGTTTACTGCGTAGACCTACGCGAGCAGGTGTATGATATTCCTTCTCAGGCCGTTATTACCCGGGATAATATTAGTCTCACCGTCGATACCTTGATCTTCTATCAGATTGTTGAACCCCACCGAGCTCTGTATGAGATCAGTGATTTGATCATGGCAATCCGTGAGCTTTCAAAGACCACTATGCGTAATGTATTTGGGGAGATGGATCTCGATGCCAGTCTCTCCTCACGTGATTCGGTCAACCAGAAACTCCGGACCATCCTTGATGAAGCTACGGATAAGTGGGGGGTGAAAATTCTCCGTGTAGAGATTCAGGATATCGTCCCTCCAGCGGACTTGAAGGAAGATATGGAGAGACAGATGCGTGCTGAGCGTACCCGAAGGCAGGAAGTAACTATTGCCGAGGGAAAGAAGCAAGCTGCAATTTTGGAGGCAGAAGGAATCAAGCAAAGCCTCATTCTCAATGCTCAGGGAGAGAGCGAGTCACGTGTTATGAAAGCTGAGGCAATCAAGACAGAGAGAATCCTACTAGCCCAAGGAGAAGCTGAATCAATCCAGTTAGTACAACAAGCAAAAGCAATAGGTCTCGATGCGGTCCGCAAGGTCTATGCCGATAAGGAAGGAGCAGAGAATCTCCTCATGATGGAAGTGTTACGCTCGCAGAACGAAATTGCCAAGGATCTTGCAAATGGGACAAGTCAGAAAATTTTCCTCCCTACCGAAGCCGCCGGTTTGTTTGGTTCCATCAAGGGGATACAAGAGCTGCTCGCTTCAAGAGACTCGTTTGTAGAGACTCACCAAGCATCACAAGTTTCTAGTTCTTAG